The genomic stretch CAACTGCTTCACGCCCGACACCGAGGTGATGACCGTCGACGGCCCGAAGCGCGTGGGCGACGTGGCCGCCGGCGACCTCGTCTACGCCATCGACCCGAACACGCTCGTCCCCGAGGTGAAGCCTGTCGAGGCGGTGTACCGCCAGGCGTACGACGGACCGCTCGTCGAGATCAAGAACCGGTTCGTCGACTTCCGGGTCACGCCCGAGCACCGGTTCCTCACCGCCCGCATCCGCCCGGGTGGGACGTGGGCGGACTACGCGTGGGAGACGGCCGGCGACCTCCTCGGGGACCGCGTTCGGCGGAAGCTCCCACCCCTCGCGCCACTCCCCCCGCAGCGCGCCGCCCCCGAGGCGGTCCGGCTCTCCGACCTGTGTCAGCGGCACGGGATCGAGCACAAGACCGGGGCGCGAGGCATCAAAGAGCTTCGGCAGCAAGGTCGGTGGCAGCCGGACGCATACCGCCTCGAAGACTGGCTCGCCTTTGTCGGCTGGTACGTGAGCGAGGGAACGCTCTTCAAGAGCACGCCGAGGACGTACGCCAACGGGAATGTTCGGGGGGAGGGGTACCGCGTCACGCTCTGCCAGAAGCGCGCGTCGGGGCGGACCGTCCTCCGCGCGCTCCGCGGCCGGATGGGGATCGCGTTCGGCGAGGACCAGAATGGCTTCTCGTTCTCGTCGCGCGTGCTGTTTGAGGTACTCGAGGCGGAGTGCGGTCGCGGCTCGTACGATAAACGGCTCCCGCCGTGGGTCTTCGACCTCCCTGCGGACCGCCTCGGGGTCCTGTTCGACGCCCTTATGGCGGGCGACGGCGACCGCCACGGCAAACGATACACGACGGCCAGCCGGCAGCTTGCCGACGACTTCGTCCGGCTCTCGCTCCACCTCGGCCGGCGGTCCTACGTCATGTCTCACGACGGCGCGTACCGGATCGCGGTGAACGACCCCGAGGCGGGAGTTCCGCGCGGGCTCGCACCCGTTGTCAAGGGTGAGCACCGCCGGGAGGTGTCCTACGCTGGCGACATCGTATGCCTCACGGTCGCCGATCACCACACGGTCCTCGCCGGCCGGAACGGCCTGTTCAACTGGTGCGGGCAGAGCTTCTACGGCAACATGGGTTTTGGCTACGCCCTGTTCAACGACTTCGCCGAGGCGGACCGCGTGGCGGCGACCGGCCAGGACCTCCTCCGCCAGATCATCCGGCTCGCGCGTGGCGCGGGCGCTCAGATCGTCGAGGTCGACACCGACGGCGTGCTGTTCGTCCCGCCTCGGGGCGTCGACGGCGAGGCGGCCGAACGGGCGTTCGTGGAGGCGCTGAGCCAGCAGATGCCCGACGGCATCCGGATCGGGTTCGACGGCCGCTTCCGGCGGATGCTCTCGTACAAGAAGAAGAACTACGCGCTCCTGGGCTACGACGGTGCCATGAAGTTCAAGGGGTCGAGCCTCGTCAGCCGCTCGTCGGAGCGGTTCGGGCGGCGC from Bacteroidota bacterium encodes the following:
- a CDS encoding DNA polymerase domain-containing protein, translating into NCFTPDTEVMTVDGPKRVGDVAAGDLVYAIDPNTLVPEVKPVEAVYRQAYDGPLVEIKNRFVDFRVTPEHRFLTARIRPGGTWADYAWETAGDLLGDRVRRKLPPLAPLPPQRAAPEAVRLSDLCQRHGIEHKTGARGIKELRQQGRWQPDAYRLEDWLAFVGWYVSEGTLFKSTPRTYANGNVRGEGYRVTLCQKRASGRTVLRALRGRMGIAFGEDQNGFSFSSRVLFEVLEAECGRGSYDKRLPPWVFDLPADRLGVLFDALMAGDGDRHGKRYTTASRQLADDFVRLSLHLGRRSYVMSHDGAYRIAVNDPEAGVPRGLAPVVKGEHRREVSYAGDIVCLTVADHHTVLAGRNGLFNWCGQSFYGNMGFGYALFNDFAEADRVAATGQDLLRQIIRLARGAGAQIVEVDTDGVLFVPPRGVDGEAAERAFVEALSQQMPDGIRIGFDGRFRRMLSYKKKNYALLGYDGAMKFKGSSLVSRSSERFGRRFVRDAIRRLLDEDIQGLHDLYLRYRRQIEAHDWAAADGGGVESFQRVETLKASLDAYERAVAAGERTRAAAYEVARREAERTGRAPRLGDRVAYYIADGGGRVFEAARLADTWNPEAPDESTSFYLDRLDQLAARFAPFFETEAQFRLVFSEEDLFGFDPSGVR